caaGCCGCCCATAAAATTGTATTCATTCAAATAGTAACCACTCAACTTAACAACTCGTCATCATCAGcgatcttttctttttccctgaAGAACATGTGTCCGACTCGAACTACACAGAAAGCGACAGAAGTAACGAAACTCCTGGTGCTAAAAAATGAAGCTAGGAAGCCGCAAAGGAGCTACCTTTACAAAGCCAGTGCTGCCAATGCGGGGACAGAAAATATATGTTGTTGTCGCCGGCTTTGTCAATCGGAATAGGCCATAGGAACATTTGTTCACATATTGTCAACAAATCAGGCAGTTAATAGTCAGTTGAGTGAGTGTTCTGTGTAAAAATtcagaaaatagaaaaaactTTCAATAAAACGCCTAAGTTCGCTGTATTTTCAGTAGTAATTTCGAACTGGATGGTTCGCATCCTCCCTGAAGAAAGCAACGCGTGCGTGGATTCTGCCGAAAACCAATCCAAGAAGTGAAAAGTGAACAAATTGCACTGTAATTCGAATTCCTTTCTTCAATTAGtgcacatacgtatgtatttattgtgtGAAAATCAGAATCAGTGAGAATCCCAATGTTCTATCAGAATGAACGGTCAGAATCGCAAGAGGGAGTGGCAAGCTGGGCGCGGTGAGGATCTCACCCCCGACGACCGTATTGAACTGATTGCCGAGTTGATGGCTAAACTAGACGGCGTCAATTTCGTCGCCGACTTTTTACACATCCGTCGACTGAAACTGCTGATCACCGACTGCCTGCCCGACCGCAAGGAGCAGCTGCTACGCATTCTCATAGGCTATGTGAACCGACCCCCCAGCCCGGCCACAACTAGCTACGCCAAAATTGTGAGTCTCCTCAGCAACGACTTTGGTTCCCTGATGGTCGACTGCATCCGCGCCCTGAGGGCGGTCCAAGAGAAGGCACTCATCGATGGCAAGTGGGACAACGCGCGCGGCCTGGAGTACTTCTTAGCCGAGCTAAGCAAGTGACTTAGCATAGAAGGGCCCTGGCTGTGCAGTTTGATCACTGCACTGCCCCTGTTCTTCCACGATACGTTGCACATATCAAACTCTCGGTAAACAAAACGTAGCATATTCAATAACACGAGCCTAAGACACGAGGCTAACAAACGAGCCTAATAAACGAAGAATCTAGGCAACGATATTGGTGCACTTTAagaatttattttatgtactactcgtattattatttattgaacaGAAATTCGCCACCATCCAGCCCCGCAACCCACTCGACAATCCGTTTGAAGAACTCGGCGTCGACCAGCTCAATGATCCGCACGTTCTCAGGATACTTTTCCCGCTCCCGCAGATGATCGAGCACCATCTGGCCGCGTGTATGCGTGCCACGCAGGTCCACTGTGGCATGCCACGTACTTTGCTTCCGCACGAGCCGGTCCCCGAAGAGCCAAACTGCCACCACAATAGCATCGCAGGGATTCCACGTGTCGATCCCATACTGTTCCATCATGGGCAGCCACTGGGCGCTCTCCACGCGGTTCAGCAGTGTGATGGCCGAATGCTGGACGGCCGCCGCTCTGACCGCGAACTGCTCCAGGCGCCAATTCTACgcggcaacagaaacaaaatgaATTATGTACCTTCTATCCGGAGGGAGCTCTCTTCTCGGACTCTTCTACTCACAATGTGTATGTTGAAACGCTCTGGAAGACAAGCCTCCCAGGGCAGAATGGTGATCGGACAGTGTGTCTTGAGCAGCACGGCATGTGCGGCCTCCGGATCGGAATGGAAGTTAAACTCTGCCGAACGCGAGGAGTTGCCCACGCCCTGATAGTTGCCGCCCATGATGTAGAGGTCCCTCAACTGCTGGCCGAACTCTTCACCGTACATCGTGAAGCCGAGGGACAGATTGGTCAGAGGCCACACCGCGAACACAGTGATCTGTTTGGGTCGCTGGCGGCATAGCTTGTAAATGGCGGTCACCGCATGCTCCGCCTGCACGATGCTCTCTAGCGACTCCTCGCTGTCACACGCCGCCAGACAGTCGCCGAAGCCGTCGCATCCATGGAAATACTTTTTGTCATCTTCGCTGCAGCTTATCAGAGGCTCCACGGCCCCCAGATAGATGGGCACCTGGAATCACACCAAACACCATATGCACATGCTCTCTTTTCcctgtactcgtactcgtgctcGTGTACTCACATCTAGTCTGTCGCTGGCGTTGGGGATGCGTCGCATGTTGCGCGCCTCATGCTCGCGGGTGGTGTTGCCGCATAGTCGCTATTACGGCCTATGGAGCCAAGAGCGACTCTATCCAGTCGTTCTTTTTATGCATTTTCGAATTTGTGTATCGAGCTAGAAATCAGCTGAGAAACTAGTAGTTATCGTTTTATCGTATGTAAAacttattttcatttgtgttTGAAATGCCTGAAAAGGACGCTGCGGATGGTTACTCTCGGCAAAAGAGTCTGAGCTTAATTTTCTAGACTTCGTAATGGTATGCTTCGTATTATTGGACATTTTTTTCTACATTTTCCAGTGGACTTGTAGATACGATATACGGCGAATATATTGATAAGGATATTAATATGGATATAACATCAATGGAACTACTTTTCTGAATTTGGGCTTAATCGACTATAATTTTCTGTTGGCTCAGGATGTTAGATCAAATATATCCGCGACTTTTGATTATACTTATCGATGTACAGGGAGCTGCGAAGACAATATCGGTACTTTTGAGCGATAGTCGGATCGAATCCGGAGGTTATATGcctttattttgaaaataacaaGCCGCCCATAAAATTGTATTCATTCAAATAGTAACCACTCAACTTAACAACTCGTCATCATCAGcgatcttttctttttccctgaAGAACATGTGTCCGACTCGAACTACACAGAAAGCGACAGAAGTAACGAAACTCCTGGTGCTAAAAAATGAAGCTAGGAAGCCGCAAAGGAGCTACCTTTACAAAGCCAGTGCTGCCAATGCGGGggcagaaaatatatattgttttCGCCGGCTTTGTCAATCGGAATAGGCCATAGGAACATTTTTTCACATATTGTCAACAAATCAGGCAGTTAATAGTCAGTTCAGTGAGTGTTCTGTGTAAAAATTGAGAAACTAGAAAAAACTTACAATAAAACGCCTAAGTTAGCTGTATTTTCAGTAGTAATTTTGAACTGGATGGCTCGTGTCCTCCCGGAAAAAAACAACGCGTGCGTGGCTTCTGCCGAAGACCAATCCAAGAATTAATTCGAATTCCTTTCTTCCATTAGtgcacatacgtatgtatttattatctGAAAATCAGAATCAGTGAGAATCCCAATGTTCTATCAGAATGAACGGTCATCATCGCAAGAGGAAGTGGCAAGCTCGGCGCGGTGAGGATCTCACCCCCGACGACCGTATTGAACTGATTGCCGAGTTGATGGCTAAACTAGACGGCGTCAATTTCGTCGCGGACTTTTTCCGCATCCGTCGACTGAAACTGCTGATCACCGACTGCCTGCCCGACCACAAGGAGCAGCTGCTACGCATTCTCATAGGCTATGTGAACCGGCCCCCCAGCCCGGCCACAGCTAGCTACGCCCGAATTGTGGTTCTCCTCAGCAACGACTTCTATCTCCTGATGGTCGACTGCATCCGCGCCCTGATGGAAGTCTACCAGATGGCACTCATCGATGGCAAGTGGCAGAACGCGCGCGGCCTGGAGTGCTTCTTCTCCGAGCTAAGCAAGTGACATAGCAGAGAAGGGCCCTGGCTATGCAGTTTGATCACTGCGCTGCCCCTGTTCGGCCAGGATACGTTGTACATATCAAACTCTCGGTAAACAAAACGTAGCATATTCAATAACACGAACCTAAGACACGAGCATAACACACGAGATTAACACTCGATCCTAACGCACGAGCAACACACGATCCTAACGCACGAGCGACGCACGAGCCTAATAAACGAAGAACCAGCTCGACGATACGCACATTCCCAGGAAAGATCCAAGCAAACTCTTTGGACCTGAAGAAGCCTCACCTGGGATAAACTAGAGCAGCAGCACTGTGATCTGTTTATTGCCGAAGCCGTCGCGTCCTTGGAAATATTTTGTCATCTTCGCTGCCGCTAACCAGGGGCTCCATGGCCCCCAGGTAGATGGGCGCCTGGAATCACACCACACATAGGACGAGTGGGGAAATTATCCACATGCACATGCCCCCCTGTACTAACATCTTGGCTCACtcaaatttcacaattttattttaaagagTGTGAGGTTTTAGATTGGCTAAGGACCCAACGAAAGGTTGGATCAAGCTCAAACTGTCATTTGATTATGTTTATTAAACATACGAGTAAAATCTGCGTCCAACAaaggcggggggcgggggtgtgTGCATTAAAGCTACTTGAAGAGCAGAGGCAACCTGCAGTGAGGCTCCGTCTGACTGGGATTGTCCGAATAGAGCGACATGGTCCTAGCGGTGAGATCGAAAAAGTGCAACGACGatccaaccctaaggtggctgacgcgtacggtctgccaactggaggctatgtgggagggggccaagctgaaggttgtggaccgggagcttatcccgtccaagcccaaggcgaaggtactcttccccatcacaatccagggggaccgagcgctgaagctccttcagtggcaaaacgcggacgtgccaacgaccgattggaggatcctacacattggtagcccactacccaacgaggggggccaatgtgtgatcctccaaataaacaaggaggCAGAGGACCTGCTGtatcccaagttcgggaagatggcgtggggcatggctagcgtctacctgcgcctcaaaaagcgccaccctgagggcaaggacgcgcataccctgcaggtaGGCGGGATGGAAAAGGActtaggtctcgagtccatcgtggaggccgcccagggtcttgcgcttgaggacgaagacgaggaagacggtgacgtTAGCAGTCAACCCGTCGGAtgcaagtgagccagccacccatgctgagtgtgctgcagctcaagttgcataaaagcaagatagcgtcggcggagctcctcatcgccatggagcaagggctcgccgacatagctctagtccaggagccctggattgcgacaggcaattcagtggccggactaaagtcctcaaatcacaACCTGTTCTAcacaacatcggtaagcaggaacagaaccgtcgtactcgtacgaaagggaatccaggcttaccttatgtctcattacagcacggatgacctgacggttgtgattctggaaagtgaggaaaagcgccttctggtggcttcctgctacatggctcacgacagacccgcaccacccgacgaactcaggagcctggtgacagaagtcagcaccaaaaactatcaactcgtcatcgggacggatgccaatgccaatgatagaggtgagtcactcttagactttatactagcaactaatctatatatagcaaacgtcgggaaggagcacaccttcgtaggtccgacctcatccaacgtgctagacctaacacttgcaacgggaaacagtactacggtatctagctggagggtccttgAAAGACCCTCCTTCTCAGATcacaagtacattcagtttaaGTGCGACTTCAAACATTCTTCGAAGGTCatagtctatagaaacccccgaaATATAAACtgggaaaagtttaaaaagacagttacttcgaagctcgcgagtCCGGGcacagtgaaatccgcggaggacatagagaagtctctagagaccctatccaacgcgTTGCTGGACGCCTACCacacatcgtgcaaaccctcgaggacgaagaagaggtccaagccactctggtggagccgggatctctctcttcaaagggacaacctcaaggaattctttaagatcgccaaacaagcgaacgaagggATCGTCTATGAGGAATACAGACTACTACtcaggagctacaagaaggaaatacgtaaagCACAACGGAACTTGTGGAGgaccttctgctccaacatcgagaaagtaccAGAAACCGCACGGCTACGGAAGCTGCTCTCTAAGCAGCCTACCATACAAAGCCAATTAAAGCTAGATGACGGACAGTGGAGAGAGGGCAGTGacgaagccctaacagcactaatggaggaaCTTTTCCTGGTTGCACCGAGGTCGCTGATGCCAAAGAGCaccaggacctagcaaccgaggaacaacacccCCCAACAGATCTGTTGACCACCAAGCGAATCCACTGGGCAATAGACTCCTTTGCGGGCacaaaagcaccaggacttgacgggatattcccagccatgatgcaggcGATTACCCCATGGCTCTCCGCAATATTCACAGCTTGTATAAGTACTGGCTATATCcctatccaatggagaacctcgagagttgtcttcctcccaaaggcaggaaagtgcagccatgcgagtcccaaggactatagaccgataagccttacctcctttatattaaaaacactagaaaagctgctggacttacacatcaggaatgaggtagggggactgatgtcaaccaACCAACattgttgcgtgaccttccatccatggccacaattattagttatagatggaattatgaattatgaattatgaattatgaagtctagtgtaagttaggctagggcaaagcgggagcgcaataaaagctcgctctctcgctcttggcgaattcgccccgctttgccaccgtaggatagctagagtaagagatttgaattgtgaagaaaatatagttgttcgccaaccttgaaatagatcgagcgtatcaagtttttcgccccgccaaataaataatttaaattacagccacccaaagttttcggtaactgattagaaaaactcttctaatttttcatggcgcccccgggtggactgtaaagtgaattataggcaacaaaaaacaagtgacagtgacacaagaaattgcagtatacatatgcaaacatattcgttgcccgcgtcgtgtgtgtgtgcaatcggcaatcaatttttgtaaaatatcatcgcgtcggtcgcgccaacaataatttttgtgcaattctgctaccgccgagggatgccctgcgaaaaagacaggaaagtagcagttggattcaaaaatccaaaagaggaatcagaggtatttgtgcagaaaattgaaggctgagctaaagacattcagatctttctttgaggtgtcttgtgctgaatacattgcacatcgccttcaattctaggcacagacgtatgatacatatatagtagagcttgattgcatgcattttgttattaattgcataaatataactaaaaacataaatacatacatacatatcgacccaaacagacatacatatgtgaaccgctatttggacgcaacagttatacatatgtacatacatacatacatctttcgtttactgcaatcactgtcaacgcccccccccccccccccccccccattttattttgttctaccTTTCTCGTCGTTAGAACAAagtttgttcgttcgttcacccaagccacggcgtatagaaaatatccacacatacatacaagcagcagcaccggtgcattatttcgttttcgctttcgcttctccactgctgcttgcgttgtatttgttgggagaATTTTCGTTGCCGCTCTTGAGCTTAACGGTGCGCCAAGTGACGTGCTACCCTACATCCaacgggtatattgttttcggctgttacttgccaagtgacgcgctaccctgtatctaacgggtatattgttttcggctgttacttgcaacaactctttcccttgatacctcgtgcatcgacattcaattaaaattcgttttcgattatcgttctcgttcaaaaatttaaaattaaaaaaaaaaaaaaaaaatattaataataaatatataaataaaaacacaaccattatggcagaaaaaagtaaacccactcttgaagacttaaagattaagctcaaaagtagagtaaaaagcattcgccgcttagaggatcgattagatcaagggtcgattcctttgcaattaccggaattacaatgtagattagattgtttgaatgcttcaattgaaaaggctaaccatttgcaggagcaaatcgaggatataacaggtgatgatgcatatgcagcCGAGTTGGAAGAGCTGATAATTGTCACCAAAGGAAAGATAATGTCGCTTATCGCCGCCTTTGATGCAGCAAGCGAGACGAAGCCAGTGTCTTCTTCAGCCCCAACTCATGCTAGACTTCCGAAATTGGCATTACCCAAATTTAGTGGTAAACACTcggaattcaaaaatttcattagccttttCGAAAGACTAGTCcatagcgacaacagcataccggtgatcgaaaaatttaatcatttgatttcgtgcctctctgatgaagcattaggaacaataaaggcgttccaagtcaccgaggcaaattatgaaaaggccatggctggcctaaaacgagtgtatgacaacgattatttgattttcacgaataatatttccacattgttcaatctgccgagaatgtcgcatcaatctgcatcatctctaagaactctaatcgatactgtttcgtcgatttacggatcgttactgtcgatcggagatgatacaacaatttcgaatgcaatgctcattcatctcgttttaaacagagtcgacccagtgacgaaacaaaagtgggatgaacagcttacttatgagaagttgccgctttggtccgactttgagaaagtcttgaatcgtcgataccagcatctgtctgctgaagaatcgaccaagccaaggcaagacaaagtcatgccaagcaagcaacataatcgcagttcatttgcttgttcttccacttccaccaacagtagaactcagcaaacttgtagctactgcaattcaggagaccatgtagtgtcaaattgcccttcattttcgcgtctctcggtgatgcaaaggtttgagtttgctaagtcggcatccctatgcattaattgtctgcgaaaaggccacgctgttgtaaaatgcaaagccaataaatgtcgagtgtgcagccgctcacatcatacattattgcatcgatacacagtgtcggctaatagtctcgcgttgccaccaccccaagagagtccttctcctccatcaaatcagaatcaaccttccacgtcacatgttttgcatgcgacagcgttggacagggtaattctggctacgtcgatcgtaagcgtccgaactaagagcggtgaacacattctggccagagctctgctcgactctggatcacaaacaaatttcattaccgaggacctcgctaatcgcttacagatccgtagagaggagtcctgtattaacttgcttggaattggtgaatctaattcccaagtaaaggataaaatacacacagtggtgaagtcgcgaataaatggtagtgagttctcctttgatttttggatcctgaaatcaatttcaggttatcaccctgaccagtcagtgaatgtgactgactggcgaatcccagagaacctaccactggcagacccttatttctacaagccacaaagaatagatatgttaattggagcagaatcgttctttgaattattagctgttggtcaaattaaacaaggtcctgactttccaactcttcagaaaacccttcttggttgggttgtgtcgggaaaatatgtttccaggagttctgctcctcaaattacaaacagtttgagttgcagtgaagagttgctagtatccatcgataggaccttgaaaaagttttggtcactggaagaaatgccatctaccaagaaaattgccacacctgagcacaagctatgtgaagaacactatcgtaagacgactcaggtactatcatcaggtcggttcgaagtaaggctcccgtttaaatcagatccaaattgtttaggaaactcctttgaggttgcgaaacggcggtttttgtcgcttgaaagacgattgcatcgtgaccctgagttgaagaaa
The sequence above is a segment of the Drosophila pseudoobscura strain MV-25-SWS-2005 chromosome X, UCI_Dpse_MV25, whole genome shotgun sequence genome. Coding sequences within it:
- the LOC6901213 gene encoding uncharacterized protein isoform X2, whose product is MNGHHRKRKWQARRGEDLTPDDRIELIAELMAKLDGVNFVADFFRIRRLKLLITDCLPDHKEQLLRILIGYVNRPPSPATASYARIVVLLSNDFYLLMVDCIRALMEVYQMALIDGKWQNARGLECFFSELSK
- the LOC6901213 gene encoding uncharacterized protein isoform X1 is translated as MARVLPEKNNAAHTMNGHHRKRKWQARRGEDLTPDDRIELIAELMAKLDGVNFVADFFRIRRLKLLITDCLPDHKEQLLRILIGYVNRPPSPATASYARIVVLLSNDFYLLMVDCIRALMEVYQMALIDGKWQNARGLECFFSELSK
- the LOC6899165 gene encoding uncharacterized protein C1683.06c-like, with protein sequence MRRIPNASDRLDVPIYLGAVEPLISCSEDDKKYFHGCDGFGDCLAACDSEESLESIVQAEHAVTAIYKLCRQRPKQITVFAVWPLTNLSLGFTMYGEEFGQQLRDLYIMGGNYQGVGNSSRSAEFNFHSDPEAAHAVLLKTHCPITILPWEACLPERFNIHINWRLEQFAVRAAAVQHSAITLLNRVESAQWLPMMEQYGIDTWNPCDAIVVAVWLFGDRLVRKQSTWHATVDLRGTHTRGQMVLDHLREREKYPENVRIIELVDAEFFKRIVEWVAGLDGGEFLFNK
- the LOC117185212 gene encoding uncharacterized protein, with translation MNGQNRKREWQAGRGEDLTPDDRIELIAELMAKLDGVNFVADFLHIRRLKLLITDCLPDRKEQLLRILIGYVNRPPSPATTSYAKIVSLLSNDFGSLMVDCIRALRAVQEKALIDGKWDNARGLEYFLAELSK